From the genome of Triticum aestivum cultivar Chinese Spring chromosome 1A, IWGSC CS RefSeq v2.1, whole genome shotgun sequence:
TATTGTTAAGTGAGAGAGAATAGATCGGTCCCCACCTTCTCCTCCCTAACAAGTTATCTATTAGTTTTAGACTTTTAGTTATGCTTTATCGCATGTAGGCGATTAACATTTTGGTCCGATTTGTATAAAAAAACTTGTTGTCCCCGATCTACATGTTTGCTATTGCTAGGTTGAGGTTTTATCTACGTAAAATGTTGATCACCGTTGCTAGGGGTGTATGGATTTGGCGGCGGATAGGAGGACTAGTGTGGAAGCAGGGAAACGTTGAAGCAGATAAATGAGGGGGCTGGGGTTAAATTTGACCAGTCCATTGTAGATGCTCTTAACTTGGATGTAATTTTGTGTCTGGTGTGATTGTCCAACGAGCGACATGTCAAACCAGTAGCGAGACAGCTAGGGCCAATGGCTGGCAGAGACTCCGTGGTGTACCCACGAGTAAACAGGAAGCGAAAACGCACTCAGCCCAGACAAGAGAGTGTGCATCGGCCTGCTTCTCCATTCCCATCCCCCCTCCCGTCTCCGCCGAGCGCCCCCAAAGTCAAAGAAAACCACGCTGCAACTTGCTAACGAATTCCATTGCGTGTGCTTCCCGTCCTCCCatcccctcccccctcccaccACCTCCGCTCCCCCGCCCGCGCCAATCCTCCTAAATCCACCGCCGCCGATCCGCCGAGATggaccgcagcagcagcagcaatagcgGCGGCGGACACAACCCGCACCTCGGCGTCAACAAGCTCGGCCGGAACATCCGCaaggcgacgccgccgccgccgcctcagcagCAGCCGCCCCGCCCGCCGCACCCCCAGCCGCAGGTATACAACATCAGCAAGAACCAGTTCCGCGACATGGTCCAGCAGCTCACCGCCGGCACGCCTTCCCCTCCGCCGCCCCAGCACCACCACCGCCCCCCTCCGCCGCTccagcagcagcaccagcagcagtCCAAGCCCGCCTCCATGCGCCTCCAGAAGATCCGCCCGCCCCCCATCTCCACCCCCGTCGCGCGGCCCCCTCCCGTCCACAACCACCACCAGATACCCAACCCTAACCACAACCCCGCCTTCCACCGCCCCCCGCACCCGCACCACATGCCCATGCCTCCGCCGGGGCCCGCCTGGGCCGACTCGCCCGTCTCTGCCTACATGCGCATCCTCGAGAACTCCCTCTTCAGCGCCACTCCTCCCGGGGCTGCCGCCGCGGCGGCCGCTGCAGCCCATGCTCATGCCGCGGCTGCAGCAGCAGCTGCCGGACGGGGGCCTCCGCAGCACCCTTATCACCCGCCCCCGCCGCCGGTGCCGTCGCCCGGGATACTCCCTTCGCCGACCGGATTCCTCAATTTGCTCTCGCCGACGCCCAGGTCGCCCTACCCGCTCCTCTCGCCGGGGTTCCAGCAACCCCCTCCGCTCACGCCAAACTTCCCCTTGTTGTCACCGCTGCCAGGAACAGGGATCCTGGGGCCAgggcccatgccgccgccgccttcgccagGGCTATGGTTCCCGCAGTCGCCGTCGGGGCTGCTCTCACCGTCCGGATTCTTTCCCTTGCTGAGTCCACGGTGGAGAGATATGTAGCATCGGTCAGCAGTCGCCCCTGTAACATTTGACGGTAGGGAGGTAGCTACAGTGATGGGAATTGGTTCATCCGGCGGAGGTGAAACAGGTGGGTTGTAGCTCTCGACACCAATATTTGTTGCTGTTAATTGCTGCTGTGCGGTTAGCATCAGTCTGTAAGGCTTCGGTAAAGGCTGTTGGTTACATATTTGTAATTGTATAACTGGGGAAATTTTTCAATTTGTTCACTTTCTTGGCTGCAAAAGGAGGACAGTAAGAACTGGGAATGTTGTAGTGTAGATTCTTGAGTGGATAGGCTTGAAACATGTAATTGTACTTTTAGTTCAAGAAAGATGAGCTCTTTCTGACAAATATTTCACTCATGATTGCTGTTGGTATGCCTATTCAGGGAACATAATTGTTTTCCCCTTTTCTTCTACTTGTATTTTTGAGAGGGAAGGTAACTTGTTATTATGTCATAGCCCAGCTTATCTGGAAATTAACAATCCAAGTACGATTGAGGTTTAATGCATCAAGGGTATGTCTATTTCTTCTTGGGAGCATCATGCTATCTTGCGCTAGACATGCCCATACAGTCATACATGAGATAAAGTTTGTTAGCGTGGCCTGAATGTTTATTCACTTCATATACATGTTATCTACAATTTAACGTCATGATAGCCAGTAGCTTAGTCAGCAGTATTACTGATATCTGCATGATAGCATCGTATGCATCCTGTCCCTTTAGTGTTTTGAAGCAGATCGGTTGTTTCGATACTTTGGTCAGTCACATATCCCTTTGTTGTATGCACAATATAATTGTTAGCTTCTAACATAAAATTAGACTTCCTTACTTAAACCTCAGTGCATGGTATGCACCCAAAGAAACATGTTCTTGAAGAAGATAACCTTTCCATAACTTACTTTATCAGTCAAATACGTGTTCACAGCTTTTGTAATTTGGTTGCAGACATCAATCTTAAAGATGCAATGTTTGGTGTTCACAGCTTTTGTAATTTGGTTGCAGACATCAATCTTAAAGATGCAATGTTTGGTGTTACACCACTTGACCGTTCTGCCCATTGGAATGTGAAATTGTCTTTATAGTGAATATGTAATTATCTCTCAGATGTCAATTATACAATGCACTGCTGCAATAGAGTAGCAGGACTCTGTGATCAACAATCTGTCAGTTCTGATCTGTACATATCTTCAAGTGTTTTTATCGGTAGCAACCATGCATATCAtgttagttagcttacaagtgttCAAAATGTTCTTACATGTTGTTGTAACCGTAAACATCTGCTGGTTAGGTGTGTTACATTACTTTTGGGGCTGAGGACATGCTTGAAGTTCCCTCCAGATTAATATGTGGGACCGTTGTAGCTTCATCCAAATTTGTTCTTTCTGTCCTGAAAGCACCAGGACAATAACACATCTTATTGTTGATACGGCCCTATTGTACCTGTGAAGTTTGAGACAACAACTGAAAAAAAGAAGGAATCTAGCTTTGCTAAAAAAAAAAATAGTCCGAACTACCTTTGCTGAATTATATCTAAGCTGAACAGGTCATGGCGTGTCCGTGTGAAGAACAATTAGTTTGATCATATCTGCGACCGTCCAATCAACCGGAAATTTCGCAGCTATTCATGTCTCTGCTCAGATAAAGAAGGGCTAATTCCAGTAAGCATTAGTTAGATCGTGTACATATATTTGTTTTTTATGAACAGTTGACTTCTGAATGAGCAACCTGGTTCCTTGTGTGTGGACGCATGAACTCGGACAGTAGACTAAACTGTGTGTTGCAAGCAATTCTGTTGATCTGGCACTAACCTGACTAAACTAAAGAAAGTGAAGTGGCTGTCATGGTCTCATCATCATGTGTGTTTTTCTTATGCTTTCTTTATCTCTCAGTTCTTGTGGAGAAATCAGCATGCACCTccaaaagagaacgaagaatatgGGAAAAGGCtcagagatgatgatggtgatgtgccTTGCTCCGCACACTGACCTGTTGATCCGTCCATCTGCTTGCTTGCTTGCTATTGTTTGATTGGCAACCAGCAATAGTTTACCAGAGCTACTGGCTAGGCCAGATGTTCTTCAGCAATTATTGAATGAATCTGGAAGAAAATATAAACCGAAGGACAAAAACCATGGGCAGAAATCCATAAGCTAGTTATTGACCCATTGGATGGCTCCAAGAGGCATGTAGATCCTAATCCCTTGAGATGTTTGTGCAGCTGGAGACGACAGGGACATGCCATCCATCCTTGGTGGTGCAGAAATCTTTGACCTGGGCTGGAGGCTAGGTGCTGAGCCTCCCAGCGTTTAATGGTAACATTCTTCAGTCTCAAGCCCATCTTTACTTTCCTGAACAACTTGAACTGAACCTCTTTTTCCTGCTACCTCAAAGGCCCCTTGGATGAATGTTACAGTTAGTGGGAAAACAAAACCTGCTacgtagatattctcatagctaAAGTCCAGAGCGTGCATGATAATACAAGCCCTTAAAATAAGATTTCGAATTTGGCATTTAGCATCTTATAATATAATAAAAGAATGGTTGCTGAACCGATGAACCCTGAATGTGCCGCCAAGGTACAGGAAGAATTAACTAAATGACAGGGATAGAAATACAATGCAAGTGgcttttctctttctttctctaGATAGTGGGCACAGCTACTCGCGTCATGTGTCCTTTTATGGTTCACACCTCCACTTGCTACAACCACAGTAGTTGAAAACTGTTCAAAAATTCAGAAGGAAAATAATGACTTTTTTTAAGAAGTAATAACAGTTTTGAGTTTTTTTCTAGGCTAGGAACCTAGGAGTGTTTGTTCAGCTTGGTGAAGTGAGCTTTCTTCTTCAGCATGCTCCCGAATTTCCTCAGcaatgccttcttcttcttcttatggcTGTGATGCTCCTGCTTGAAAGATGATCTCGGTCCATGCATCAGAAGGCCACCCATTTGATCTGCAGCTCCGTCTTCTCCCTGCGAATCGATGTCATCGTCGTCGCTCGACTCGGTGTCTACGCCATTGCTCATCATCCCTTTGCACAGGTCATCTTCTAGGATCTTGCTGTTCTCCATGGAGTTAGCCTCCACTGACacctcctctctttcatgtttcACCTGCCTGACAGTCTCCACTTCCACATGCTTGATCTCCTCGAGCACTTGGACGATCCTGTCGCTGTTCCTGCGATCTTCATGATCGCCTCGTGCGGCGTTTTCCATGGGTGAGCACATCATCTTGCGGAACACATTTGGCTGCTTCTCCGGGCTCCGACCAGCTGACTGATCTCCTCCTTTCATGGCGGTGGCCTCCACGAGCATTGCAGCAAGCTCGTCGGCCTTGGCTCGTGCAGCCGCTTCCCTTGTCCGCAGGCCATCATTCTCCCTTGCGATGCTCtggagctcctcctccttctcggccaGCGTCTCCTTCAACCTCAGGCTGCTGATCTTCTCTTCCTCTGCCGTCAAGTTGGCCTCAGTGATCTTGGACTCCACCAGCCTCAGCTTGCTCTGCAGCTGCACCATGTTATCCTTGGCATCCTTCGCCTCGTGCTCCGCGGCTCTCTGTGATTGGAGCATGGTGTCCATCTCTAGCTTGACGAGTAGTGTGTTGGACTTCTCAGCACTCCTAGCTGCCTCTTCCTCTCCGGCTTTCCTCGCCGTTGCCTCTGCCAGCAATTTCGAGGCTTCGTCGGCTTTCGCCAGAGCGGCCTCCTCTCTGAGCCGCAGCTCAGTGACTTGATGACCCAAAGCAAGCACCTCCTTCTCCTTGGTTGACAGCAGATCCTTGAGGCGTGAGCTCTCGGCTACCATTGATTGTTCTGCACTCGAGCTTGCGGCATCCATCAATTTTGAGGCTTCGTCGGCTTTCGCCAGAGCGGCCGCCTCTCTGAGCCGCAGCTCAGTGACTTGGTGATCCAAAGCAAGCACCTCCTTCTCCTTGGTTGACAGCAGATCTTTGAGGTGCGAGCTCTCGGCCACCATTGATTGTTCTGCCCTCGAGCTTGCGACATCCATCAATTTTGAGGCTTCGTCAGCTTTCGCCAGAGCGGCTGCCTCTCTGAGCCGCAGCTCAGTGACTTGATGATTCAAAGCAAGCACCTCCTTCTCCTTGGTTGACAGCAGATCCTTGAGGTGGGAGCTCTCGGTCACCATTGGTTGTTCTGCACTTGAGCTTGCGGCATCCATCATGGTACTGTCGAATCCTTCTTCCAGTTGATGAACCAGCTGTGTTTTCTCTGCCTTGAGCTCCTGCACTTCCTTCTCTGCAACTGCAAGCGACTCCATGAGCTTGCTCATTTCTGACTTGACATAGCTTGCCTCCTCCTCTGATCTCCTGAGCATTTCCGCAAACCCGACCTCCTTCGACACCCGATCATCCTGTAAAATCTTGGCTTCTGAACCCAACCTCTCGACTGTTTTCTTGAGGTAGTTGGATTCATCAAGAATTAACTCGTACTTCTCTTTTGCATTCTTGGCCTCTGATTCCAGCATCTCAGCCTTTTTCTTCAGGCAGTTGGATTCTTGAAGCATCAGCTGGTACTTGTCTTCTGCATTCTTGCTTTCCGTCTTCAGCTCGGATATCTGAAGCTGTGCGTGATCCAACTCAGTCTGCTTTGCCAGGACCCTCTCCTTGGCTTCTCTTGCTTCTGCTGACACCTGACGTAGAGCAACTGCTAATTCCTCGACTCCTTTCTTGGCCTTGTTCCTCTCCTCCCTGGCCTCATCAAGCTCCTGCTGAAGCCTCACCTTGTCTCCACCGAGCACACCGACCTGCGAGCTCGCCGCCTTCTCGTTGCTGACAACCTGCCGATGTGCCTCATTCAGTAGCTCGTGTTCAGACTTCAGGCTGTCAATGGTGGCCTGCAGTTCAGATGCCTCCTTCCTCATGATGTCGAGTCGCCTGTTCGTCTCGAGGAATCCTTCCTTGTACTCGCTGGCTTCGCCCTCTGATGCCGTAGCTTTCTCTGTCAGCTGGAGGACCTGCGACTGTGCTTCCTGGAAACTCTTTGTCAGGGACGCCAGTGCCTCCTCGTTGGATTTGTTCAGTGAGGTGATGGCCACTAGGCGATCTTCCAGCGCCGCTGCCTTGGT
Proteins encoded in this window:
- the LOC123050411 gene encoding protein HAIKU1, with amino-acid sequence MDRSSSSNSGGGHNPHLGVNKLGRNIRKATPPPPPQQQPPRPPHPQPQVYNISKNQFRDMVQQLTAGTPSPPPPQHHHRPPPPLQQQHQQQSKPASMRLQKIRPPPISTPVARPPPVHNHHQIPNPNHNPAFHRPPHPHHMPMPPPGPAWADSPVSAYMRILENSLFSATPPGAAAAAAAAAHAHAAAAAAAAGRGPPQHPYHPPPPPVPSPGILPSPTGFLNLLSPTPRSPYPLLSPGFQQPPPLTPNFPLLSPLPGTGILGPGPMPPPPSPGLWFPQSPSGLLSPSGFFPLLSPRWRDM
- the LOC123050422 gene encoding WEB family protein At3g02930, chloroplastic; amino-acid sequence: MLASKPNRASLAEPSNHKEPASSSSGSNYSRAHASAPRVSRLAKPAAAAGSSKQAAEARAPSPLHNAARPAAAAPLDKSVDAAQKPSPGERRSNFKASPHRTSTTPDVRQKTPDRQPRIAKASELQAQLNLVQEDLKNAREHLANIDKDRAQVHDDLVLTKTLADEAYQKLEESLAMQRRAEEALEIERFKSVEREQASIELARRKEEEWQRKHADVTKRHAQDVNSLAKVTKELENTKGELAVTAQAKNSALSRVDEAEKTMHGNAKRMEILMAEVTRLKSEMGSREKGAEEIIDKLRSEASELRAELQRAMAFQEKLVRAEEVVKGLKVDIAYAKRAEMDADQSAQGWKTKAAALEDRLVAITSLNKSNEEALASLTKSFQEAQSQVLQLTEKATASEGEASEYKEGFLETNRRLDIMRKEASELQATIDSLKSEHELLNEAHRQVVSNEKAASSQVGVLGGDKVRLQQELDEAREERNKAKKGVEELAVALRQVSAEAREAKERVLAKQTELDHAQLQISELKTESKNAEDKYQLMLQESNCLKKKAEMLESEAKNAKEKYELILDESNYLKKTVERLGSEAKILQDDRVSKEVGFAEMLRRSEEEASYVKSEMSKLMESLAVAEKEVQELKAEKTQLVHQLEEGFDSTMMDAASSSAEQPMVTESSHLKDLLSTKEKEVLALNHQVTELRLREAAALAKADEASKLMDVASSRAEQSMVAESSHLKDLLSTKEKEVLALDHQVTELRLREAAALAKADEASKLMDAASSSAEQSMVAESSRLKDLLSTKEKEVLALGHQVTELRLREEAALAKADEASKLLAEATARKAGEEEAARSAEKSNTLLVKLEMDTMLQSQRAAEHEAKDAKDNMVQLQSKLRLVESKITEANLTAEEEKISSLRLKETLAEKEEELQSIARENDGLRTREAAARAKADELAAMLVEATAMKGGDQSAGRSPEKQPNVFRKMMCSPMENAARGDHEDRRNSDRIVQVLEEIKHVEVETVRQVKHEREEVSVEANSMENSKILEDDLCKGMMSNGVDTESSDDDDIDSQGEDGAADQMGGLLMHGPRSSFKQEHHSHKKKKKALLRKFGSMLKKKAHFTKLNKHS